The genomic interval ACTGCGCGGCCGCTGAATCAGGGCCTCATGATCGGCCGCGGTGAAGAAAAAGCCGCCGTCCTCCGGGTCCTCGAACTGCTCCAGCAGGACGTCCCCCAGGGCCAGGGCCCACTCCTCGCGACCGTCGGACCAGCGGGCCTGCTGCAACTCGATAAGCGCGGAGAGCATGAAGGCGTGGTCATCCAGATAGCCCGACAGGTTCGCCCGCCCGGCACGCCAGCTGGCCAGCAGTCGCCCGTCCCGCCAGCAGTGATCCCGCACAAAGCGCTCGGCGGTCTCGGCGGCATCAATAAATTCAGGGATCCCCAGGAAACGCCCCGCCCGGGCCAGCCCGCCGATCATCAGGGCGTTCCAGGCGGTCAGCGCCTTGTCGTCGAGGGCCGGGCGCTCACGCTGGCTGCGGGCTTCACGCAACTTGGCCTGGGCGCTTTTCCATCGCTCCACCAGGGTGTCACGGGGGGTCTGCAGGCGCTTGGCCAGTTCCGAGAACGCCATGTGGACCTGGGGCAGCCAGCGGCCCTCGAAGTTGGGCGCCTCATCCAGCCCCAGCCGGTAGATGGCGAGTTCCGCTTCCTCGGGCTCCAGCACCTCGCGCATGGCGTCCGGCGTCCACAGATAGAACGCCCCCTCGCCCTCGCTGGTGTCGGCGTCCAGTGAGGTGGCAAAGCCGCCTTCCGGCAGGGTCATTTCCCGCAGCACCCATTCACCGGTTTCCCGGGCGATACGCCGGAAGAACCGGTCGCCGGTGGCCCGGTAAGCGTCCGTGGCCACGCCGATCAGCAGGGCATTGTCGCTGAGCATTTTCTCAAAGTGAGGGATGCCCCACTCGGCATCCACTGAGTAACGGGCAAAGCCGCCACCAATCTGGTCGTAAATGCCACCCAGGGCCATGCGCCGCAGGCTGTGGCAGGCCATGTGCAGCGCGCCCCGGTCCACCTCGCCGGCCTGCTGGCCGCGGGCGTAGTGACGCAGCAGCCGCTCGAGACTGGTGGCCTGGGGGAATTTGGGCGCGCTGCCAAAGCCCCCGTAGGCGGCGTCAAAGCGGCTGGCCAGCTGCAGCCGGGCCGACTCCAGCGCGTCGGCGGTGGGCAGCGCCGAGCCACCGGCACCGGCCGCCCGGTTGAGCACCCGCTGGAGGCGCTGGTTCTGCTCATCCACTTCGTCCCGCCGCTCCTGCCAGACCTGGATGATCTGCTGCATCACCTCATCAAAGCCGGGCATGTCGGCGCGGCTCTGGCGGGGGAAATAGGTGCCGGTGAAAAACGGCAACTGCTCCGGCGTCAGGAACACCGTCAGCGGCCAGCCACCGCCGCGGCCCGCCAGCAGCTGATGAGCCATTTGATAAATCCGATCCAGGTCCGGGCGCTCCTCGCGGTCCACCTTGATGTTGATGAAGTCGCGGTTCATCTGCGCCGCGATGTCGGGATCATCGAAGGATTCATGGGCCATGACGTGACACCAGTGGCAGGCGGAATAGCCCACCGAGAGCAGGATCGGCCGGTCCAGATCCCGCGCCGCCTGCAGGGCCGTCTCGTCCCAGGGCTGCCAGTGCACCGGGTTGTCCGCGTGCTGGCGCAGATAGGGGCTGGTGGCCTCGCCCAGGCGATTGCGTTGGATGGCGTCGTGTTGCATGGCGCAATGCTATCATCAGGCAGAAAAGGCCCACCATGGTGACAACATGCGGATAGACCCGGCGAGCGGGTTTCTGGACAGCGCGACCTACCTGGCGTCGCCCAACTGCGATGCGCGCCCCGGCGGCGCGCAGCCGGAGTTGCTAGTGGTTCACGGGATCAGTCTGCCGGAAGGCCAGTACGGTGGCGGCTATATCCGGGCGCTATTCACCAACCGTCTCAACACCCGGGACGATTCGCGGTTTCAGGCCCTGGACGGGCTCAGGGTCTCCGCTCACCTGCTTATTGACCGCCGTGGCCAGCTGACCCAGTTCGTGCCCTTCGGCCAGCGGGCCTGGCATGCCGGCCAGTCCTGGTTCGAGGGGCGCAGCGACTGCAACGACTTCTCCATCGGGGTTGAGCTGGAGGGGACGGACCGGTCCCGATTCGCCGAAGCGCAGTACGACCGGCTCGAACAGCTCATCCCGGTGCTGCAGCGGGCCTATCCCGGCATCGCAGACGACCGGGTGGTGGGGCACTGTCACATCGCCCCGGGCCGCAAGAGCGACCCCGGGCCGCTGTTTGACTGGGGGCGGTTGCATCGCCGTCTGGGCATTCGCTGCCCCATCACCCAATCGCCACCGGGTCCGCCATGCAACTGATCGCCATTCTGATTGCTTTCATTCTCACCGGGCTGCTTTCTCCCGGGGGATGGCGCAGCGCCCGGGGCTTTAACCGGCTGGCGGACTGGCTGCGCCAGCGACTGCTGCCCCTGGGGCTGTGGAACCATGCCGGCGGGCTGATCGCGGTAGTGATCCCCGCGCTGCTGTTGGTGCTGTTGGTACAGTGGCTGGCGGGCGGCTGGCTATTCGGCCTCGTGGGTGGGGCCCTGGGGGTGATCGCGCTGCTGTTTGCCTTTGGCGGCGGTGAAACCCTGGAGGCCGAAGTGGCGGCCTTCACCAGCGCCTGGCGCCGCGGTGATGAGGCGGCGGCCCAGCGCGCCCTCGAGGCCATCGCCGGCAGCTCGCTGGAGCCGGTGCCCCTGGAAGTCATGCCCGAGTTGGCCGCGGAACATCTGGTGATCCGCGCCCGAACCCGCTGGTTTGCACCAGTGTTCTGGTTCGTGGTGCTGGGGCCGGTGGGGGCCTTCGGCTATCGGCTGGTGGTGCTGGCCCGGGCCTTCGGCGATTTCCACGACAACACCGGCCCCGGCTACTGTCAGTGCTCCGCACGTCTGATCACCATTCTGGACTGGCTGCCCAACCGGTTGATGGCCCTGGCCCTCGCGCTGGTGGGACATTTCAACGCCACCCGCCAGGCCTGGGCAGCTACGGTGGATCAGGACGAGCAGCAGCGGCTGT from Spiribacter sp. 2438 carries:
- a CDS encoding thioredoxin domain-containing protein; translated protein: MQHDAIQRNRLGEATSPYLRQHADNPVHWQPWDETALQAARDLDRPILLSVGYSACHWCHVMAHESFDDPDIAAQMNRDFINIKVDREERPDLDRIYQMAHQLLAGRGGGWPLTVFLTPEQLPFFTGTYFPRQSRADMPGFDEVMQQIIQVWQERRDEVDEQNQRLQRVLNRAAGAGGSALPTADALESARLQLASRFDAAYGGFGSAPKFPQATSLERLLRHYARGQQAGEVDRGALHMACHSLRRMALGGIYDQIGGGFARYSVDAEWGIPHFEKMLSDNALLIGVATDAYRATGDRFFRRIARETGEWVLREMTLPEGGFATSLDADTSEGEGAFYLWTPDAMREVLEPEEAELAIYRLGLDEAPNFEGRWLPQVHMAFSELAKRLQTPRDTLVERWKSAQAKLREARSQRERPALDDKALTAWNALMIGGLARAGRFLGIPEFIDAAETAERFVRDHCWRDGRLLASWRAGRANLSGYLDDHAFMLSALIELQQARWSDGREEWALALGDVLLEQFEDPEDGGFFFTAADHEALIQRPRSFTDDALPAGNGVAALALNRLGHWLGDARYRQAAERAVVAGANSIQEAPGAHCALLNALEEILEPPALVVLRPDPADEAGDRPWREVAEAGYHPGRLVFTPSAGTAVAAAPEGETGAWVCQGHTCRPVARTPAELTDRLSD
- the ampE gene encoding regulatory signaling modulator protein AmpE; amino-acid sequence: MQLIAILIAFILTGLLSPGGWRSARGFNRLADWLRQRLLPLGLWNHAGGLIAVVIPALLLVLLVQWLAGGWLFGLVGGALGVIALLFAFGGGETLEAEVAAFTSAWRRGDEAAAQRALEAIAGSSLEPVPLEVMPELAAEHLVIRARTRWFAPVFWFVVLGPVGAFGYRLVVLARAFGDFHDNTGPGYCQCSARLITILDWLPNRLMALALALVGHFNATRQAWAATVDQDEQQRLSSAGLGALGLAPSDGPRDLTGEAVGDTHAMLRRGLYVWLAAIAAATLLGLL
- the ampD gene encoding 1,6-anhydro-N-acetylmuramyl-L-alanine amidase AmpD, whose amino-acid sequence is MRIDPASGFLDSATYLASPNCDARPGGAQPELLVVHGISLPEGQYGGGYIRALFTNRLNTRDDSRFQALDGLRVSAHLLIDRRGQLTQFVPFGQRAWHAGQSWFEGRSDCNDFSIGVELEGTDRSRFAEAQYDRLEQLIPVLQRAYPGIADDRVVGHCHIAPGRKSDPGPLFDWGRLHRRLGIRCPITQSPPGPPCN